One window of the Candidatus Chryseobacterium colombiense genome contains the following:
- a CDS encoding outer membrane beta-barrel protein, with product MKKLILAGAITFFGLSNAQIKTGSVYVSGQVNYSKEENKHTNTTIQDFKIIPTVGVFVAKNLAVGTGLGFTNKKEENNEIYSGGSFATIVDYTGKKNAVVVAPFIRKYWTLSDNLYIFGQLEIPMEFGKMSQDALVTYMDGMYGYTDYQTFSIEKKYTSIGVNVKPGLDYFFNKNWSIEATIGEFGYKNFKYKEEGAKALNNYNFGLNLSSISFGVKYIFAK from the coding sequence ATGAAAAAACTCATATTAGCGGGCGCTATTACGTTTTTTGGGCTTTCTAATGCCCAGATTAAAACAGGATCAGTATATGTTTCAGGACAGGTAAATTATTCTAAAGAAGAGAATAAACATACTAATACTACAATCCAAGACTTCAAAATAATACCTACAGTAGGAGTATTTGTAGCTAAAAACTTAGCTGTTGGAACAGGCTTAGGGTTTACTAACAAAAAGGAAGAAAATAACGAAATTTATAGCGGCGGCTCCTTTGCTACTATTGTTGACTATACGGGAAAGAAAAATGCTGTTGTAGTAGCTCCTTTCATAAGAAAATACTGGACTTTATCAGATAATTTATATATTTTTGGCCAGCTTGAAATTCCAATGGAATTTGGAAAAATGAGTCAGGATGCACTAGTAACTTATATGGATGGAATGTATGGATACACAGATTATCAAACATTCTCTATTGAAAAAAAATATACTTCAATCGGAGTGAATGTAAAACCAGGCTTAGATTATTTTTTTAATAAAAACTGGTCTATTGAAGCAACGATAGGAGAGTTTGGATACAAAAACTTCAAGTATAAAGAGGAAGGTGCTAAAGCTCTTAACAATTATAATTTTGGTTTAAACTTATCTTCAATCTCTTTTGGAGTGAAATATATTTTTGCAAAATAA
- a CDS encoding outer membrane beta-barrel protein: protein MKKLLLACAVALFGLSNAQMTKGDWVISGATGLGFNNVTTTIKADGNSVDGPKVNTFSITPSAGYFVIDKLAVGVDLGFVSATTKYDGTKTTMTSFSAMPTATYYFANDSKLVPFLGAGIGYASVKNKGEMDILGVSTADETTTDGLAWKVKGGVTYMATQSLGINLGVSYDQFSNKQTYSNVDVKTNTKTFGVNVGFSYFIKAKAQKGDK, encoded by the coding sequence ATGAAAAAATTATTACTTGCGTGTGCAGTTGCACTTTTTGGTTTGTCAAATGCTCAGATGACTAAAGGAGACTGGGTAATCAGCGGAGCTACAGGATTGGGTTTTAATAATGTAACAACCACTATTAAAGCAGATGGAAATTCAGTAGACGGTCCAAAAGTCAACACTTTCTCAATTACTCCTTCTGCAGGATATTTTGTAATCGATAAATTAGCGGTAGGTGTTGACTTAGGTTTTGTAAGTGCTACAACAAAATATGACGGAACAAAAACAACTATGACTAGTTTTTCGGCTATGCCTACTGCAACTTATTACTTTGCAAATGATAGCAAACTTGTTCCTTTCTTAGGAGCTGGAATTGGTTATGCTTCTGTAAAAAACAAAGGAGAGATGGATATTTTAGGCGTTTCTACTGCTGATGAAACCACAACAGATGGTCTTGCATGGAAAGTGAAAGGAGGGGTGACTTATATGGCTACTCAGTCTTTAGGGATCAACCTGGGAGTTTCTTATGATCAGTTTTCAAATAAACAAACTTACAGCAATGTAGATGTAAAAACAAATACCAAAACTTTTGGTGTAAATGTAGGTTTCTCTTATTTCATCAAAGCTAAAGCTCAAAAAGGAGATAAATAA
- the ffh gene encoding signal recognition particle protein — protein sequence MFNSLQDKLDKALHNISGRGKITEINVAETVKEIRRALVDADVNYKVAKDLTKRVQDKALGQDVLTSLTPGQLMTKIVHDELVDLMGGSQEGINLSGKPSVILIAGLQGSGKTTFSGKLANYLKTKRNKKPLLVACDVYRPAAIDQLKVLGGQIGVPVFTEEGSMDPSSISQNAINFAKSNGHDIVIVDTAGRLAIDEQMMNEIKTVHSTIKPNETLFVVDSMTGQDAVNTAKAFNDALNFDGVVLTKLDGDTRGGAALTIRSVVEKPIKFISTGEKMEALDLFYPERMADRILGMGDVVSLVERAQEQFDEEEAKKLHKKIAKNEFGFDDFLKQINQIKKMGNMKDLMGMIPGVGKAIKDVEISDDAFKHIEAIIYSMTPEERRKPSIINTQRKNRIAKGAGRKIEDVNQLMKQFDQMGKMMKMMQGPQGKQMMQMMSKMPNMPGMGGMFGK from the coding sequence ATGTTTAATAGTTTACAGGATAAATTAGACAAAGCGCTTCATAATATTTCAGGACGTGGAAAAATCACGGAAATCAATGTTGCGGAGACCGTAAAAGAAATTCGTAGAGCATTGGTAGATGCCGATGTTAATTATAAAGTTGCAAAAGATCTTACAAAAAGAGTTCAGGATAAAGCTTTAGGACAAGATGTTCTTACTTCGCTTACTCCGGGACAATTGATGACAAAGATCGTTCATGACGAATTGGTAGATCTTATGGGAGGTTCTCAGGAGGGGATCAACCTTTCCGGAAAACCATCCGTAATTTTGATCGCAGGTCTTCAGGGTTCCGGTAAGACAACTTTCTCGGGAAAATTAGCTAATTATTTAAAGACAAAAAGAAATAAAAAACCTCTTTTGGTTGCTTGTGACGTGTACCGTCCGGCTGCGATTGACCAGCTAAAAGTTTTAGGAGGACAAATCGGAGTTCCTGTTTTCACAGAAGAAGGCTCTATGGATCCTTCAAGCATCTCTCAGAATGCCATTAATTTTGCGAAATCCAATGGCCACGATATCGTAATTGTGGATACAGCAGGGCGTTTGGCAATTGACGAGCAGATGATGAATGAAATCAAAACAGTTCATTCCACTATAAAACCAAACGAGACATTATTCGTTGTTGACTCAATGACGGGTCAGGATGCTGTAAATACAGCAAAAGCATTCAATGACGCTTTGAATTTTGACGGGGTTGTTTTGACGAAGTTGGATGGTGATACCCGTGGTGGAGCCGCTTTAACGATTCGTTCGGTAGTTGAAAAACCAATCAAATTCATCTCTACAGGAGAGAAAATGGAAGCTTTAGACCTTTTCTATCCGGAAAGGATGGCAGACAGAATCCTGGGAATGGGAGACGTTGTTTCCTTAGTAGAAAGAGCTCAGGAACAATTTGATGAAGAAGAAGCAAAAAAACTCCACAAGAAAATCGCTAAAAACGAGTTTGGTTTTGATGATTTCTTAAAACAGATCAATCAGATCAAGAAAATGGGTAACATGAAAGATTTGATGGGAATGATTCCAGGAGTTGGAAAAGCAATTAAGGATGTTGAAATCAGTGACGATGCTTTCAAACATATCGAAGCAATCATCTACTCGATGACTCCTGAAGAAAGAAGAAAACCTTCTATCATCAATACTCAGAGAAAAAACAGAATTGCAAAAGGTGCAGGAAGAAAAATCGAAGACGTAAATCAGTTGATGAAACAATTCGATCAAATGGGTAAAATGATGAAGATGATGCAGGGACCTCAAGGAAAGCAAATGATGCAGATGATGAGCAAAATGCCAAATATGCCTGGAATGGGTGGAATGTTTGGAAAGTAA
- the atpB gene encoding F0F1 ATP synthase subunit A yields MFKKFAVLFYSIFVLNLVSAQHGEATAEAGSATTELSEKDKVSKENKEYIDHHLLDAHDFTLMVDKDGHHIGFPLPVIFYDNGFHSFMSNSKEGFMHGEVTEVDGSYYKLHHEKIFKTDASGTLTLGEDGFPTNERPLDLSITKSVLIILLTSIFMLLLFAGIAKSYKKSVVPTGAARFLEPLIIFVRDEVAIPNIGHKYKRFMGYLLTVFFFILFLNVLGLMPFGINVTGNITMTFFLAILTYLITTFSANKDYWKHIFWMPGVPVPMKLIMLPIELLGTITKPFALMIRLFANMTAGHIVVMSLIGLIYVFKNFIAGVAFPFLTLVIYLLEVLVAFLQAYIFTMLSALFIGMAVQEHEHEHHAAH; encoded by the coding sequence ATGTTTAAGAAATTCGCAGTTTTATTCTACAGTATTTTTGTATTAAACTTAGTGTCTGCACAGCACGGTGAAGCCACTGCTGAAGCAGGGTCTGCTACTACAGAGCTTTCAGAGAAAGACAAAGTAAGTAAAGAAAACAAAGAGTACATCGATCATCACTTGTTAGATGCACACGACTTTACATTGATGGTGGATAAAGATGGTCATCATATTGGTTTTCCACTTCCAGTTATTTTTTATGATAACGGATTCCACTCTTTTATGAGTAATAGTAAAGAAGGATTCATGCACGGAGAGGTGACTGAAGTTGATGGTTCTTATTATAAATTACACCATGAGAAAATTTTCAAAACTGATGCTTCTGGAACGTTGACACTTGGTGAAGATGGTTTTCCTACTAATGAGAGGCCTTTAGATCTTTCAATTACTAAGAGTGTACTTATTATCTTATTAACATCGATCTTTATGTTGCTGTTGTTCGCTGGGATTGCTAAATCATATAAAAAATCTGTTGTTCCTACAGGTGCTGCAAGATTTTTGGAGCCATTAATTATATTCGTAAGAGATGAAGTCGCTATTCCAAATATTGGACATAAATATAAAAGATTTATGGGTTACCTTTTAACCGTATTTTTCTTTATTTTATTCTTAAACGTGTTAGGATTAATGCCTTTCGGAATTAATGTTACAGGTAATATTACAATGACATTCTTCTTGGCTATCCTTACTTACTTGATTACAACATTCTCAGCTAATAAAGATTATTGGAAGCATATCTTCTGGATGCCTGGAGTTCCGGTTCCAATGAAGTTAATTATGTTGCCAATCGAATTGTTAGGAACAATTACTAAGCCTTTTGCATTGATGATTCGTCTTTTTGCGAACATGACTGCAGGTCACATCGTAGTAATGAGTTTGATCGGATTGATTTATGTATTTAAGAATTTTATTGCTGGTGTTGCGTTCCCATTCTTAACATTAGTAATATACTTATTGGAAGTATTAGTTGCTTTCTTACAAGCATATATCTTTACAATGTTATCGGCTTTATTCATTGGAATGGCAGTACAAGAGCACGAGCATGAACATCATGCAGCTCACTAA
- the atpE gene encoding ATP synthase F0 subunit C — MEIPKIVGAGIVVLGVGIGLGKIGAAALEAIARQPEQSGKIQTAMLIAAALVEGVAFAALFAVN; from the coding sequence ATGGAAATCCCTAAAATTGTAGGTGCTGGTATCGTAGTACTAGGTGTAGGTATCGGTCTTGGTAAAATCGGAGCTGCTGCTCTTGAAGCTATCGCTAGACAACCTGAACAATCTGGAAAAATCCAAACAGCTATGCTTATCGCAGCTGCACTTGTTGAAGGTGTTGCGTTTGCTGCTCTATTCGCAGTAAACTAA
- a CDS encoding F0F1 ATP synthase subunit B, which yields MELIHQFSSGLFIIQSVIFLALLFLLGKFAWKPILKSINDRETSIVDALNQAKLARKEMETLKEDNERIIREAKIERDAILKEARDIKDRIVAEAKDAAKAEGDKLIESAKQTINAEKNAAMADIKTQIGTISVNIAESILKQKLDNNEAQNELVQNYLNKSNLN from the coding sequence ATGGAATTAATTCATCAGTTTTCGTCGGGATTATTTATCATCCAGTCTGTTATTTTTCTAGCATTATTATTTTTGTTAGGTAAATTCGCTTGGAAACCTATCTTAAAATCTATCAATGATAGAGAGACTTCTATTGTTGACGCTCTTAATCAAGCTAAATTAGCTAGAAAAGAGATGGAAACTTTAAAAGAGGATAACGAAAGAATCATTCGTGAAGCTAAAATCGAAAGAGATGCGATCCTTAAAGAAGCTAGAGATATTAAAGATAGAATCGTAGCAGAAGCTAAAGATGCTGCTAAAGCTGAAGGAGATAAACTAATTGAATCTGCTAAACAGACTATCAATGCTGAGAAAAATGCTGCTATGGCAGATATTAAAACTCAAATTGGTACCATCTCTGTAAATATTGCAGAATCTATCCTTAAGCAAAAATTAGACAACAACGAAGCTCAGAATGAGTTGGTTCAAAATTATTTAAACAAATCAAATCTTAACTAA
- the atpH gene encoding ATP synthase F1 subunit delta: MLTSKVAKRYAQGLLDFTNETNQTAAVFSEMKDVVKVMAESKDLNKFFLTPYIDSKKKIEVASEIFKGLSQSSQNLIKLVIKQGRESQLKNIAQEFINKVEDINGVQRLTLTTATEISNANIEEILKSSNLVNTSANFDLKRIIKPEILGGYILRVGDQQIDASVKTKLNQVKKDFQLN; this comes from the coding sequence ATGCTTACATCTAAAGTAGCTAAAAGATACGCACAGGGTTTGCTTGATTTTACAAACGAGACAAACCAGACAGCTGCTGTATTTTCAGAAATGAAAGATGTAGTAAAAGTAATGGCAGAGTCTAAAGATTTGAATAAATTCTTCCTTACTCCTTACATCGATTCTAAAAAGAAAATTGAAGTAGCATCAGAAATCTTTAAAGGTTTATCACAATCTTCTCAAAACCTGATTAAACTGGTTATTAAGCAAGGCCGTGAATCCCAATTAAAAAATATTGCTCAGGAGTTCATCAACAAAGTTGAAGATATCAACGGAGTACAGAGACTTACTCTTACTACGGCTACAGAAATTTCCAATGCTAATATTGAAGAAATCCTAAAATCAAGTAACCTTGTAAACACAAGTGCCAACTTCGATTTAAAAAGAATTATCAAGCCTGAAATTTTAGGTGGATATATTCTAAGAGTAGGAGATCAACAGATCGATGCATCAGTGAAGACTAAACTTAACCAAGTTAAAAAAGATTTTCAATTAAACTAA
- the atpA gene encoding F0F1 ATP synthase subunit alpha has product MAEINPAEVSAILKQQLANFDTQSNVEEVGTVLTIGDGIARVYGLENVQYGELVKFSSDVEGIVLNLEEDNVGVALLGESKLVKEGDTVTRTNRISSIKVGEGMLGRVVDTLGNPIDGKGPITGELYEMPLERKAPGVIYRQPVTEPLQSGIVAIDAMIPVGRGQRELIIGDRQTGKTTVAIDTIINQREFFDAGKPVYCIYVAIGQKASTVAQIVKTLSDKGALAYTVIVAANASDPVPMQVYSAMAGASIGEFFRDTGRPALIVYDDLSKQAVAYRELSLLLRRPPGREAYPGDVFYLHSRLLERAAKVIADDTIASQMNDLPESLRPIVKGGGSLTALPIIETQAGDVSAYIPTNVISITDGQIFLESDLFNSGVRPAINVGISVSRVGGNAQIKSMKKVSGTLKLDQAQYKELEAFAKFGSDLDASTLAVISKGERNVEILKQPVNAPLPVDSQVAIVYAGTENLMRNVPLNKIKEFQHEYIEFLRSKHPDTMAAIKAGKIDNDITGVLKQAANDLASKYN; this is encoded by the coding sequence ATGGCAGAAATAAATCCGGCAGAAGTATCTGCGATCTTAAAACAGCAATTGGCCAACTTCGATACTCAATCTAATGTTGAGGAAGTAGGTACAGTTTTAACCATCGGTGATGGTATCGCTCGTGTATACGGGTTAGAAAACGTACAATATGGAGAGTTGGTGAAATTTTCTAGTGATGTAGAAGGTATTGTACTAAACCTTGAAGAAGACAACGTAGGTGTTGCTCTACTAGGTGAAAGTAAATTAGTAAAAGAAGGAGATACAGTAACAAGAACAAACAGAATTTCTTCTATCAAAGTAGGAGAAGGGATGTTAGGAAGAGTAGTGGATACTCTTGGTAACCCTATCGATGGTAAAGGTCCTATTACTGGGGAATTATACGAAATGCCATTGGAAAGAAAAGCTCCTGGAGTTATCTACAGACAACCGGTAACTGAACCTTTACAGTCTGGTATCGTTGCTATTGATGCGATGATTCCTGTAGGAAGAGGTCAAAGAGAGCTTATCATTGGTGACAGACAGACTGGTAAAACCACTGTTGCGATCGATACCATCATCAACCAAAGAGAATTCTTTGACGCTGGTAAGCCTGTATATTGTATATATGTTGCGATCGGTCAGAAAGCTTCTACTGTAGCACAAATCGTTAAAACTCTTTCTGATAAAGGAGCTTTAGCATATACGGTAATCGTTGCAGCTAATGCATCAGATCCGGTTCCAATGCAGGTATATTCTGCAATGGCAGGTGCATCTATTGGTGAATTCTTCAGAGACACTGGTAGACCAGCTTTGATCGTTTATGATGATTTATCTAAACAAGCGGTTGCTTACCGTGAGCTTTCTCTACTATTGAGAAGACCGCCGGGACGTGAGGCTTATCCTGGAGACGTTTTCTATCTTCACTCAAGATTATTGGAAAGAGCTGCTAAAGTTATCGCTGATGATACAATTGCTAGCCAGATGAATGATTTACCTGAGTCTTTAAGACCAATCGTAAAAGGTGGTGGTTCATTAACTGCACTTCCAATCATTGAAACTCAGGCGGGTGACGTTTCTGCATATATCCCAACCAACGTAATCTCTATTACAGATGGACAGATCTTCTTGGAGTCTGATCTATTCAACTCAGGGGTTCGTCCAGCGATCAACGTAGGGATCTCTGTATCTAGAGTAGGAGGTAATGCTCAGATCAAATCAATGAAAAAAGTTTCTGGTACACTTAAGTTAGACCAGGCTCAATATAAAGAATTAGAAGCGTTTGCTAAATTCGGTTCAGACCTTGATGCTTCTACTTTAGCGGTAATTTCTAAAGGAGAAAGAAACGTAGAGATCCTTAAGCAGCCGGTAAATGCACCACTTCCTGTAGATAGTCAGGTAGCGATCGTATACGCTGGAACTGAAAACTTAATGAGAAACGTTCCATTGAACAAAATTAAAGAATTCCAACACGAGTATATCGAATTCCTAAGATCTAAGCACCCTGATACAATGGCTGCTATCAAAGCTGGAAAAATCGATAACGATATTACAGGAGTTCTTAAGCAGGCGGCTAATGATTTAGCTTCTAAATATAACTAA
- the atpG gene encoding ATP synthase F1 subunit gamma, translating into MANLKEIRGRISSISSTMQITRAMKMVSAAKLKKAQDAIVMLRPYSEKLQEIIQNVNSSSDPDQVSIYAQKREVKRVLFIAVTSNRGLAGAFNSSIVKELNNQFQKNSQYEIEVLTIGKKAFDAVRRNRTVFSNESAVFDNLTFDRVANVTEGVMKSFRDGKFDEVYLIYNKFVNAATQEVTAEQLLPISMPETEKSEVETDYIFEPNKNEILDNLIPKSIKTQVFKAVLDSVASEHGARMTAMHKATDNAQSLKNDLVIFYNKARQAAITNEILEIVSGAEALKN; encoded by the coding sequence ATGGCAAACTTAAAAGAAATACGAGGTAGAATCAGTTCAATTTCATCTACGATGCAAATTACACGTGCAATGAAAATGGTTTCGGCAGCGAAGCTAAAGAAAGCGCAGGATGCTATCGTAATGTTGAGACCCTATTCTGAAAAACTTCAGGAGATCATCCAGAATGTAAATTCAAGTTCAGATCCTGATCAGGTTTCTATTTATGCTCAAAAAAGAGAGGTAAAAAGAGTTCTTTTCATTGCAGTAACTTCTAACAGAGGTTTGGCAGGTGCTTTTAACTCATCCATCGTAAAAGAGCTTAATAACCAATTTCAGAAAAATTCTCAGTATGAAATTGAGGTTCTTACCATTGGTAAAAAAGCTTTTGATGCGGTAAGAAGAAACAGAACCGTATTTTCTAACGAAAGTGCAGTATTTGACAATCTTACATTCGACAGAGTTGCTAACGTTACTGAAGGAGTGATGAAAAGCTTCAGAGATGGTAAGTTTGATGAAGTTTATTTGATTTACAATAAATTTGTAAATGCTGCAACACAAGAAGTAACTGCAGAACAGCTTCTTCCTATCTCAATGCCTGAAACAGAAAAATCAGAAGTGGAAACTGATTATATCTTTGAACCTAATAAAAATGAGATTTTAGATAATTTAATTCCAAAATCAATTAAAACTCAGGTGTTCAAAGCGGTTTTGGATTCTGTAGCCTCTGAGCACGGAGCGAGAATGACAGCAATGCATAAAGCAACAGATAATGCACAATCATTGAAAAATGATCTTGTTATTTTCTACAATAAGGCGAGACAAGCTGCTATTACAAACGAAATCCTTGAGATCGTTTCAGGAGCTGAAGCTTTAAAGAATTAA
- a CDS encoding T9SS type A sorting domain-containing protein: protein MKTKLYFSFLLLLFFCLGFAQESVNASGGSITNASNTVSYSIGQPFYHQINGGGIILIEGVQQPYEIITLGTSEYPGIELGMKVYPNPTSSLLFLKIEGMDLRNLNFQLFDSSGRNIFQDKIKQVETSIDLTSKPSGVYILNVLDTKRSIKVFKIIKN, encoded by the coding sequence ATGAAAACAAAATTATACTTTTCGTTTTTATTGCTATTATTTTTCTGCTTAGGTTTCGCCCAGGAATCAGTAAATGCTTCTGGAGGGAGTATTACAAATGCTAGCAATACAGTTTCATATTCGATAGGTCAGCCTTTTTATCATCAGATAAATGGCGGAGGCATAATACTCATTGAAGGAGTTCAACAGCCTTATGAAATCATCACTTTGGGAACAAGCGAATATCCAGGTATAGAATTGGGCATGAAAGTTTATCCTAATCCAACTTCTTCCTTACTTTTTCTTAAAATAGAGGGAATGGATCTAAGGAATCTAAATTTCCAACTGTTTGATTCTTCAGGAAGAAATATTTTTCAAGATAAAATAAAACAGGTTGAAACCTCTATTGACCTTACTTCAAAGCCTTCTGGAGTTTATATTTTGAATGTACTTGATACTAAAAGAAGTATTAAAGTTTTTAAAATCATTAAAAACTAA
- a CDS encoding hemolysin family protein — protein sequence MDSDIVRLLLALLLVLLNGFFVAAEFSIVKVRYSQIQLKAAEGNSMAKQAEHIIKHLDEYLSATQLGITLASLALGWVGESALHHIVENIFHSFNINLSQSSITSVSLIISFVLITIMHIVFGELIPKSIAIRKSEATTMATAVPLRVFYTIFKPFIWLMNSMSNGFLRLIKIHPASEQEIHSTEELQLLVKQSADSGEIEEENYEIIKNAFDFTDHSAKQIMVPRQNITSIDFEEDINEIINKIMDSGYSRIPVYEDSIDNVIGILYTKEIIREFVKRKGELNHEDLKELMRDAFFVVGSKKISDLLKIFQQKKQHLAIVIDEFGGTEGIITLEDILEELVGEIQDEEDDEDKVVDKIGENIYWVKATQPLDEINEFIPKKLPLSEESEYNTLAGFILHALEDIPEENQEFDLDYYHFKILKMNNKSVELVELVYEQPNNINELADKIGEV from the coding sequence ATGGATTCGGACATAGTCAGGCTTTTGTTGGCCTTATTACTTGTTTTACTTAATGGCTTTTTCGTAGCCGCAGAATTTTCAATTGTTAAAGTTCGTTATTCACAAATACAGCTAAAAGCCGCAGAAGGTAACTCTATGGCAAAGCAGGCAGAGCATATTATCAAGCATCTTGATGAGTATTTGTCTGCAACACAATTAGGAATCACATTGGCTTCCCTGGCTTTAGGTTGGGTAGGAGAAAGTGCATTACACCATATTGTAGAAAATATTTTTCATTCTTTTAATATCAATCTTAGTCAGTCATCCATTACTTCGGTTTCATTGATTATTAGTTTTGTATTGATTACCATTATGCATATTGTTTTTGGTGAGCTTATTCCTAAATCAATTGCCATCAGAAAATCTGAAGCTACTACAATGGCAACGGCTGTTCCTTTGAGAGTTTTTTATACGATTTTCAAACCGTTTATCTGGTTGATGAACTCCATGTCTAATGGTTTCTTAAGACTGATTAAAATTCATCCGGCTTCTGAGCAGGAAATCCATTCTACAGAAGAATTGCAGCTTTTGGTAAAACAAAGTGCAGACAGCGGTGAAATTGAGGAGGAAAACTATGAGATCATTAAAAATGCGTTCGATTTTACAGATCATTCTGCAAAACAGATCATGGTTCCGAGGCAGAATATTACGTCTATTGATTTTGAAGAAGATATCAATGAGATTATCAACAAAATTATGGATAGCGGATATTCCCGTATTCCGGTTTATGAGGATTCGATAGATAATGTTATTGGTATTTTATATACTAAAGAAATCATCAGGGAATTTGTAAAAAGAAAGGGAGAACTTAATCATGAAGATCTAAAGGAACTGATGCGTGATGCTTTCTTTGTGGTTGGAAGTAAAAAGATTTCGGATCTACTGAAAATTTTTCAACAGAAAAAGCAGCATTTGGCTATTGTAATTGATGAGTTTGGTGGAACCGAAGGAATTATTACGCTTGAAGATATTTTGGAAGAGCTCGTAGGTGAAATTCAGGATGAAGAGGATGATGAAGATAAGGTTGTTGATAAAATAGGAGAGAATATTTACTGGGTTAAGGCTACTCAGCCATTGGATGAAATCAACGAGTTTATACCTAAAAAATTACCTCTTTCAGAAGAAAGCGAATACAATACGTTGGCTGGATTTATTCTTCATGCATTAGAAGATATTCCGGAAGAAAATCAGGAATTTGACCTGGATTATTATCATTTCAAAATTCTGAAAATGAATAATAAGAGTGTGGAGCTTGTAGAATTGGTCTATGAACAACCCAATAACATCAATGAACTGGCAGATAAAATAGGTGAAGTTTAA
- a CDS encoding ATP-dependent Clp protease adaptor ClpS, producing the protein MFFHNHIEDYENPKRQYEEEVLVLDDTDEVYKLVLHNDDVHTFDYVIDSLIEICKHTLEQAEQCTILVHFKGKCTVKTGSMDLLKPMHEKLLSRELTSEIV; encoded by the coding sequence ATGTTTTTTCATAACCATATAGAAGATTACGAAAATCCGAAGCGGCAGTACGAAGAAGAAGTTCTCGTATTGGATGATACGGATGAAGTATACAAACTTGTTTTACATAATGATGATGTACATACTTTTGATTATGTGATAGATTCACTGATCGAAATATGCAAACACACGTTGGAACAAGCTGAACAATGTACAATATTAGTTCATTTCAAGGGCAAATGTACGGTAAAAACAGGCTCAATGGATCTTTTGAAGCCTATGCATGAAAAATTACTTTCAAGAGAATTAACAAGCGAAATTGTGTAA